The Arctopsyche grandis isolate Sample6627 chromosome 5, ASM5162203v2, whole genome shotgun sequence genome includes a window with the following:
- the LOC143912093 gene encoding leucine-rich repeat-containing protein 40-like, translated as MANSGKVKPRYRDKKMNPVFQLRDNAAVEDELTPSLVRSAKRTGQLTMAARGLHKVPDGVWKINETPIEKDIEIDFNRSSSEKPWWHSEMISYLDFSSNSINEISADIKNLPDLTTLLLQDNALESLPVEIGELIKLKNFNLNRNKLTVLPKDFFKLIELKILNLSYNLLETLEPDIGDLIMLNKLDLSHNNLTMLPPGMGYLVRLTEIDLSHNKLTELPPDIVNLRDLIKLDLTQNEISALPPMGELRRMVTLYCNHNNIAELPSFYGCSALKEIHMANNFVKEVTEDFCEQIEHLKILNLRNNKIEKLPENISLLQHLVRFDITNNNLSALPNNLGLLAHLQSLQLDGNKVLALRRGVMQGGTGKVLKFLRDKMSSDELDSENCTPEMKWPDKFAMRKTQSLNLAAKEVTSIPDEVFEVAASENVHSIDIGKNKIKDFPISITKVFDSITQLILCCNQLTTVPKELSECTKLQFLELSKNQISDLPIELGALKHLREIVISYNRFTKIPRCVYDMSNLEILLAAENQITEINVSSDALAKLKYLTVFDLSNNSISSVPPELGNFTQLRSLEIFGNPFKQPRHAILEKGTLSVLSYLRDRIPT; from the exons TTCCTGACGGGGTGTGGAAAATCAACGAAACTCCGATTGAAAAGGATATTGAAATTGATTTCAATCGATCTTCTAGTGAAAAACCATGGTGGCACAGTGAAATGATTTCCTATTTAGATTTTAGTTCTAATTCTATTAATGAAATATCAGCTGATATTAAAAACCTTCCAGATCTAACTACATTACTA TTGCAAGATAATGCATTAGAATCTCTTCCGGTTGAAATCGGCGAattgattaaattgaaaaattttaatttaaatcgaaaTAAGCTGACGGTGTTGCCTAaagattttttcaaattgattgaattaaaaattcttaATTTATCCTATAATTTATTGGAAACTTTGGAACCGGACATAGGAGATTTGATAATGCTGAATAAATTG GATCTTTCTCACAATAATTTGACTATGTTGCCACCTGGCATGGGTTATTTGGTTCGTCTAACTGAAATAGATCTCTCGCATAACAAACTAACTGAGCTACCACCAGATATTGTTAATTTGAGAG atttaATTAAACTGGACCTCACCCAAAATGAGATCAGTGCATTGCCTCCGATGGGCGAGCTACGACGGATGGTCACTTTATATTGCAACCATAATAATATCGCAGAGTTGCCAAGTTTTTATGGATGTTCAGCGTTGAAAGAAATACACATGGCTAACAATTTCGTCAAG GAAGTAACTGAAGACTTTTGCGAACaaatcgaacatttaaaaattctCAATTTGCGcaacaataaaattgaaaagttaCCTGAAAATATCTCCCTTTTGCAACATTTAGTGAGATTCGATATAACTAACAATAATTTATCGGC ATTGCCAAACAATTTGGGACTATTAGCCCATCTTCAGAGTCTTCAATTAGATGGAAATAAAGTTCTCGCATTGAGAAGGGGTGTAATGCAAGGTGGAACTGGAAAGGTATTAAAATTTCTTCGCGACAAAATGTCCTCCGATGAGTTAGATTCTGAAAATTGTACACCCGAGATGAAGTGGCCTGATAA GTTTGCCATGCGCAAAACACAATCTTTAAATCTTGCAGCTAAAGAGGTAACTTCAATACCCGACGAAGTGTTTGAAGTAGCTGCATCCGAAAATGTACATTCCATTGATATagggaaaaataaaattaaggacTTTCCGATAAG TATTACTAAAGTATTTGATTCAATCACGCAATTGATATTGTGTTGCAATCAGTTGACGACAGTTCCCAAAGAATTGTCGGAATGTACAAAGTTGCAATTTTTGGAATTGAGCAAAAATCAAATCTCTGACTTACCCATCGAACTTGGAGCATTGAAGCACTTACGAGAAATTGTCATATCCTATAATAG GTTTACAAAAATTCCACGATGCGTTTACGATATGTCAAACTTAGAAATACTGTTGGCAGCTGAAAATCAAATCACCGAGATTAACGTTTCGTCAGACGCTCTAGCAAAACTGAAATATTTAACTGTCTTTGATTTATCCAATAACAGTATATCATCCGTGCCACCAGAATTGGGGAATTTCACTCAACTGAG aTCATTGGAAATTTTTGGTAATCCATTCAAACAGCCTCGTCATGCTATTCTCGAAAAGGGCACACTCTCTGTATTATCATATCTTCGGGATAGGATCCCAACTTGA